From Haloarcula hispanica ATCC 33960, the proteins below share one genomic window:
- a CDS encoding NAD(P)-dependent alcohol dehydrogenase: protein MRAARLHEYTHDMSNGLSIDEVDAPQVASGDDVIVEVEGAGWCQTDNHIIEGMWDQYVPQDLPMTLGHENAGTVVETGDDVDIVSEGDQVICHPVQTCGTCRPCRQGETMYCENDAFNGLTTDGGFADQLLTSDRSVIPLPGGVDPADIAPHADAGITAYHAAKKAVDGLNPGDTAVVIGIGGLGHIGLQCLDAMCAANLVAVDIKQSARDLADDLGAHYTIDPESEDVASEVEAISDGVGAAQVLDFVGADETTALAPDICATGGDHHIIGYGGHIHEPAQALVNGEFAYQGNIVGQYTELQELVALVERGAVDLHTTQYDLGEVNTVAQMLENREIDGRAVITP from the coding sequence ATGCGCGCAGCCAGACTCCACGAGTACACGCACGACATGTCGAACGGGCTTTCGATAGACGAGGTGGACGCACCACAGGTCGCGTCGGGGGACGACGTCATCGTCGAGGTCGAAGGGGCCGGCTGGTGCCAGACTGACAATCACATCATCGAGGGGATGTGGGACCAGTACGTCCCGCAGGACCTCCCGATGACGCTGGGCCACGAGAACGCCGGGACAGTCGTCGAGACCGGCGACGACGTCGATATCGTCTCGGAAGGCGACCAGGTCATCTGTCATCCGGTCCAGACCTGTGGCACCTGCCGACCGTGCCGGCAAGGTGAGACGATGTACTGCGAGAACGACGCGTTCAACGGCCTGACGACCGACGGCGGCTTCGCCGACCAGCTACTGACCAGCGACCGGTCGGTCATCCCGCTGCCCGGGGGCGTTGACCCGGCCGACATCGCCCCGCACGCCGACGCCGGTATCACGGCCTACCACGCGGCGAAGAAAGCCGTCGACGGACTCAATCCGGGCGACACTGCGGTCGTCATCGGTATCGGCGGGCTCGGACACATCGGTCTCCAGTGTCTCGACGCGATGTGTGCCGCCAACCTCGTCGCCGTCGACATCAAGCAGTCCGCCCGCGACCTCGCTGACGACCTCGGCGCACACTACACCATCGACCCCGAAAGCGAAGACGTCGCCAGCGAGGTCGAGGCCATCAGCGACGGCGTCGGCGCGGCGCAGGTGCTCGATTTCGTCGGGGCCGACGAGACGACAGCGCTCGCGCCCGATATCTGTGCCACCGGCGGCGACCACCACATCATCGGCTACGGCGGCCACATCCACGAACCCGCACAGGCGCTCGTCAACGGCGAGTTCGCCTATCAGGGCAACATCGTCGGCCAGTACACCGAGCTGCAGGAACTGGTCGCGCTCGTCGAGCGCGGCGCGGTCGACCTGCACACGACCCAGTACGACCTGGGCGAGGTAAACACCGTCGCACAGATGCTCGAAAACCGAGAGATCGACGGTCGGGCAGTCATCACGCCCTGA
- a CDS encoding DUF7562 family protein, with the protein MDFRNAWHRATDEDVCCIACGETVARSDAREYDKYGDRWNRDGKSFEYLCKPCYKECWHVDRSGLEDRLEAAGAGTVSRDAFLRCYHDLAEDAEQTRADGR; encoded by the coding sequence ATGGATTTCAGAAACGCCTGGCATCGCGCCACCGACGAAGACGTCTGTTGCATCGCCTGCGGTGAAACGGTCGCCCGGTCGGATGCCCGGGAATACGACAAGTACGGGGACCGCTGGAACCGCGACGGCAAGTCCTTCGAGTACCTGTGCAAGCCCTGCTACAAGGAGTGCTGGCACGTCGACCGGAGCGGGCTGGAAGACCGACTCGAAGCGGCCGGTGCCGGGACCGTGAGCCGGGACGCGTTTCTCAGGTGCTATCACGACCTGGCCGAGGACGCGGAACAGACTCGCGCCGACGGTCGGTGA
- a CDS encoding universal stress protein, whose amino-acid sequence MYTILVPVDADEDRARGQAAFVAELPAAETDVEAVITHALTKEEAEAPEEIRNVERISTVRLVRDYLEDHDVDVQLAEGQQPPADGIIDLAEEFDVDQIVMGSRKRSPTGKAVFGSVSQQVLLEADDPVTVVGSRAE is encoded by the coding sequence ATGTACACAATACTCGTCCCCGTCGACGCCGATGAGGACCGCGCCCGCGGCCAGGCCGCCTTCGTCGCGGAGCTACCGGCTGCTGAGACCGACGTCGAGGCCGTGATCACGCACGCACTGACCAAGGAAGAGGCGGAAGCGCCCGAGGAGATACGCAACGTCGAGCGAATCTCGACAGTGCGCCTCGTGCGTGACTACCTCGAAGACCACGACGTCGATGTCCAGCTGGCCGAGGGTCAGCAGCCGCCTGCGGACGGCATCATCGATCTGGCCGAGGAGTTCGACGTCGACCAGATCGTAATGGGGTCCAGGAAGCGGTCGCCGACCGGCAAGGCCGTGTTCGGGAGCGTCTCCCAGCAGGTCCTGCTCGAGGCGGACGACCCGGTCACCGTCGTCGGGTCCCGAGCGGAGTGA
- a CDS encoding ABC transporter ATP-binding protein translates to MASTPDATSDPTEDPVLRMENVTAGYGNTTVLHDVSIAVEDEQVACLIGPNGSGKSTLMKSIYGFADVQSGTVSFRGQEITGRSPQQNLANGMSYVLQDASVFPGMSVHENMLMGGYVFNDDDRAAARAEELYEEFPVLADLRSQSAGTLSGGQRRLLELARALMVEPDVMMLDEPSIGLEPRFIDDVFERIEQLNDLGTTILLVEQNAEKGLSIADRGFVLASGEIKFTGTGTELLNDEEVGRLYLGG, encoded by the coding sequence ATGGCATCAACACCAGACGCAACGAGCGACCCGACCGAGGACCCGGTGCTCCGGATGGAAAACGTCACGGCCGGCTACGGCAACACCACCGTGTTGCACGACGTGAGCATCGCCGTCGAGGACGAACAGGTCGCCTGCCTTATCGGTCCGAACGGCTCCGGGAAGTCCACCCTCATGAAGAGCATCTACGGGTTCGCGGATGTCCAGTCCGGGACGGTGTCGTTCCGCGGCCAGGAGATCACCGGCCGGTCGCCCCAGCAGAACCTCGCCAACGGGATGAGCTACGTCCTGCAGGACGCCAGCGTCTTTCCGGGGATGAGTGTCCACGAGAACATGCTGATGGGCGGCTACGTGTTCAACGACGACGACCGCGCCGCTGCCCGCGCCGAGGAACTGTACGAGGAGTTCCCAGTGCTCGCCGACCTCCGGAGCCAGTCAGCCGGTACTCTCTCGGGCGGCCAGCGTCGCCTGCTGGAATTGGCCCGCGCGCTGATGGTCGAACCGGACGTGATGATGCTCGACGAGCCGTCTATCGGACTCGAGCCGCGGTTCATCGACGACGTATTCGAGCGCATCGAGCAACTCAACGACCTCGGAACGACCATCCTGCTCGTCGAACAGAACGCTGAAAAGGGCCTCTCTATCGCCGACCGCGGCTTCGTGCTCGCGAGCGGGGAAATCAAGTTCACCGGCACGGGGACCGAACTGCTTAACGACGAGGAAGTCGGACGCTTGTATCTAGGAGGGTAA